GCGCGGAGCAGGTCCCGGCCTTGCGCGCCGTCGACGGCGGCGCCCACCGCAAGGCCTGCATCCGGGACGACATCGCCCCGGTAACGATCGGCGAGGCGGCGTAGCGGGGCGTTCGCGATCCGGATCGGCTGGCGCCGGAGCCCCGCCGCCCGCGCTCGACCAGCATGCCACCTGCCGGCCGTCGTCGTTGCGTGCCGGGCCGATCCGTAAGGCGCGTCGAGGCCGCGACGCCCACACGATAAAGTTGGCATAGCCATTGCACTTTTCACTCATCCTAATGCAAGACTTCGGCTGAGCATGCATCGATAAGCCGGTGAATGAAGCCGCCCGCTTGCAGGGACACCGATGCGCCGTACGCCCGACAAGGATCCGCCATGCCCGCCGTCCAAGCCACCGCCGCCCTTATCAACGGTCCGATCTGGTGCGGCCAGGCCGAGGGGTTCGTCGAGGCGCTGGCGATCTGGAGGAACCGCGTGCTGGCGGCCGGCTCGCGGGCCGAGATCAATGCGCTGATCGGCGACGACACCCATGTCGTCGACCTCGAAGGGCGGCTGGCGACGCCGGGATTGAACGACGCCCACATGCACCTGCTGCCCCTGGGCGTCGGCATGGCCGAGATCGACCTTCGCGTGGCGTCCGGCGTCACCACGCTCGACGGGCTGCTGCGCCGCGTCGCCGAGCGCGTGGCGACGGCCGCTCCGGGCGCGTGGGTGCTGGGCCGCGGCTACGATCACTTCGAGCTCGATGTCGGCCGCCATCCCACGCGCGACGAGCTCGACAGGGTCGCGCCCGATCATCCCGTCTATCTCGTGCGCACCTGCGGCCATGTCGCGGTCGCCAACAGCAAGGCCTTCGAACTGGCCGGGGTCGACGAGGCCACGCCGGTCCCGGCGGGCGGCGCCATCGAGCGGAAGGACGGGCGACTGACCGGCCTGATGGCGGAAAACGGCCGGGCTCCGGTCCAGGCGGTCCTGCCCGTCCCGGACGAGGATGCGCTGGTCGAGGCGATCGAGCGGGCCGGCCGCTACTGCCTGTCCCTCGGCATCACCAGCGTGATGGACGCGGCGGTGGGCATACGCGCCGGCTGGGCCGAAATCCCGGCCTATTTCCGGGCGAAGCGGGAAGGGCGCCTGCCGGTGCGGACCTATCAGTGCCTGCTCGGCGGTCCGGGCGGCGTGGTCGAGCAGGCCTACGCGGCGGGCCTTCTGTCCGGAACCGGCGACGACATGCTCATGCTGGGCGCGGTCAAGATCTTCACCGACGGCAGCGCGGGCGGCCGGACGGCCGCGATGGTCCGTCCCTACGAGGGCGGCGGCGACGAGCACGGCATCTTCTGCCTGACCGACGCGGAATGCGAGGCCCTGGTCATGGACTACCATGCCAAGGGCTATCGCATGGCGATCCACGCCATCGGCGACGCCGCGATCGAGCAGACCTTGCGCGCCTACGAGAAAGCCTTGGACGCGCGGCCGGCGCCGGACCGGCGCCATCGGATCGAGCATTGCG
Above is a genomic segment from Geminicoccaceae bacterium SCSIO 64248 containing:
- a CDS encoding amidohydrolase, yielding MPAVQATAALINGPIWCGQAEGFVEALAIWRNRVLAAGSRAEINALIGDDTHVVDLEGRLATPGLNDAHMHLLPLGVGMAEIDLRVASGVTTLDGLLRRVAERVATAAPGAWVLGRGYDHFELDVGRHPTRDELDRVAPDHPVYLVRTCGHVAVANSKAFELAGVDEATPVPAGGAIERKDGRLTGLMAENGRAPVQAVLPVPDEDALVEAIERAGRYCLSLGITSVMDAAVGIRAGWAEIPAYFRAKREGRLPVRTYQCLLGGPGGVVEQAYAAGLLSGTGDDMLMLGAVKIFTDGSAGGRTAAMVRPYEGGGDEHGIFCLTDAECEALVMDYHAKGYRMAIHAIGDAAIEQTLRAYEKALDARPAPDRRHRIEHCGWLSDEQMARMVKRGVEPVPQPVFMYDFGDLYVSVLGEERTVRAYPMRSWVNAGQHPAASSDAPVCDANPFPNLYTMVTRKTSKGTTLGGQEALEMAEALTAYTAYGAYVTHEEDTKGRLVPGHLADIAVWSKDLFRVPPETVLRHAQCDLTLLGGRVVFDRYGQAGG